A region from the Benincasa hispida cultivar B227 chromosome 8, ASM972705v1, whole genome shotgun sequence genome encodes:
- the LOC120082815 gene encoding LOW QUALITY PROTEIN: peptidyl-prolyl cis-trans isomerase FKBP17-1, chloroplastic (The sequence of the model RefSeq protein was modified relative to this genomic sequence to represent the inferred CDS: inserted 1 base in 1 codon) has product MTIQSPPSIRCPCISLHSTFHFVSFNSHYLLLPAISPPTRRAFSLSAFISTAISTLPSSSLAAPSKSAAPDFFELPDSAGXKALELRIGSGETPLDGDQVAVHYYGRLAAKQGWRFDTTYDHKDENGEPLPFTFVLGSGKVIAGMEAAVKSMKVGGIRRVIIPPSQGYQNTSQEPIPPNYFDRQRLFTTIFNPTRLANGEGSSLGTLIFDIELLQIRHLAKKFASPGS; this is encoded by the exons ATGACAATTCAATCGCCACCTTCGATCCGCTGCCCATGCATTTCTCTCCATTCCACCTTCCATTTCGTCTCTTTCAATTCCCATTATCTTCTCCTTCCTGCAATTTCTCCACCCACTAGAAGAGCGTTCTCTCTTTCTGCATTTATCTCCACCGCCATTTCGACCTTGCCCTCCTCCTCTCTCGCCGCTCCTTCCAAATCCGCCGCGCCGGACTTCTTCGAGCTCCCGGACTCGGCCG TCAAGGCGCTGGAGCTTCGCATTGGCTCAGGGGAAACCCCCCTTGACGGAGACCAG GTTGCAGTTCATTACTATGGAAGGTTGGCAGCAAAGCAGGGATGGCGCTTTGACACAACATATGATCACAAAGATGAAAATGGGGAGCCCCTTCCTTTCACATTTGTTCTTGGCTCTGGGAAA GTTATTGCGGGAATGGAAGCAGCTGTGAAATCCATGAAAGTTGGCGGCATCCGTAGAGTCATCATTCCACCATCCCAAGGATATCAGAATACATCTCAAGAACCCATTCCACCCAAT TACTTTGACAGGCAGAGGCTATTTACCACCATTTTTAATCCAACACGTCTAGCAAATGGTGAAGGTTCAAGCCTTGGAACTTTGATATTTGACATTGAGCTACTTCAAATAAGGCATCTCGCCAAGAAGTTTGCATCTCCGGGTTCCTGA
- the LOC120082821 gene encoding vesicle-associated membrane protein 722-like, producing MAQKSLIYAFVARGTVILAEYTEYSGNFNSIAFQCLQKLPTANNKFTYNCDGHTFNYLVDNGYTYCVVATESAGRQVPIAFLERIKDDFVSKYGGGKASMAPANSLNKEFGSKLKEHMQYCVDHPEEVSKLAKVKAQVSEVKGVMMENIEKVLDRGEKIELLVDKTENLHNQAQDFKSSGTKIRRKMWLQNMKIKLIVLGILIALILIIVLSVCRGFNCGGK from the exons ATGGCTCAGAAGTCTTTGATCTACGCTTTTGTCGCTCGTGGAACCGTGATTCTCGCCGAGTACACCGAGTACAGTGGCAATTTCAATTCCATTGCTTTTCAATGCCTCCAGAAATTGCCCACTGCTAATAACAAATTCACCTACAATTGCGATGGCCACACCTTCAATTATCTCGTTGACAACGGTTACA CATACTGCGTAGTTGCAACTGAATCAGCAGGAAGACAAGTGCCCATTGCATTTTTGGAGCGTATTAAGGATGATTTTGTGTCGAAATATGGAGGGGGAAAGGCTTCCATGGCTCCTGCCAATAGTCTTAACAAGGAATTTGG GTCAAAATTGAAGGAACATATGCAGTACTGTGTTGATCATCCTGAAGAGGTTAGCAAGCTTGCAAAGGTGAAAGCTCAGGTTTCAGAAGTGAAAGGTGTTATGATGGAAAATATTGAAAAG GTTCTTGATAGAGGAGAGAAGATAGAACTTCTAGTGGATAAGACAGAAAACCTTCATAACCAG GCACAAGACTTTAAGAGTAGTGGAACAAAAATTCGAAGGAAAATGTGGCTTCAAAACATGAAGATAAAGTTGATTGTTTTGGGGATTTTGATAGCGTTGATCCTTATCATAGTCCTGTCAGTTTGCCGTGGGTTCAACTGTGGTGGTAAATGA